DNA sequence from the Falco peregrinus isolate bFalPer1 chromosome 1, bFalPer1.pri, whole genome shotgun sequence genome:
GCAGCCCAGCAGCGTTGCCCTGAGCCCACCTCGCCAGGACACCtgcagcacccccacccccgcagcGATGTCCCTGAGCTGGGGAAACCTCCAAGCCCATGCCCATACCCGTGCCAAGCTCTGCCCTGGCCCTCAGCTGGCTTCCCTGTGGGGTACGGGTGCGGGATTGACCCTGACTCCATAGGGGATGTGATTGCAGGCATGTTCGGCTTGCCACGGCCCTGGTACTTCCCCTTCCAGAAGTCCTACTGGCTGGGCAACGGGCGAGTGGAGACCTGGGAGTGGACCTGGCCCTGGTCCCGCACCACCCGCCTCAGCATCATGGAGGAGGATCAGGCCTGTGCCATGGAGAGCCGAAGGCTGGGTGAGGGCAGACGGGCAGCAGTGGGTGGCACTGGGGTGGCCCTGGCTCTGCCGCGGGGTCTTGTGACCATGGACCTCCATGTGTCCTCTGTTCCCTTGTCGGGGCAGGATACtgggctgggcactgctgcctgTCCGGGAGCTGCTGCCCGTGGGGTGGGACAGGGGAAGCTGGCGAGaagcagagggggaagggaCCACGAGCCAGCACAaccacagtgggatggaggtGGGGAGGTTCACCCGGTGGAGAgcccccctccacctcccagctcctcaccaTCCCGCTCTTGTGGCAGAGGAGACAAGGGGCATCGAGGAGGAGCCGACCCACCTCCCCTTGGTTGTCTGCATTGACAAGCTCACCAAGGTCTACAAGACAGACAAGAAGCTGGCGCTGAACAAGCTGAGCCTCAACCTCTATGAGAACCAGGTGGTGTCCTTCCTGGGGCACAATGGCGCAGGCAAAACCACCACCATGTGAGTGCCTCTCAGGGTGGACGTGGGCTGTGTCCTCCTGGCCAGCTGTAGTgagtggggaaggggctgcaaGATGTCCTTGCAGGGCCCTGTGGCAGCTGGTGCCGTGCCCAGAAGACAGCAGTGTGGCTGTGGGGGTGGCACAAAGGGGGACAGGCAGCGGGCACATGGACCTGTACTGGCATTGCTCTGCCTGGGGCTCAGCAGGTGCTCCTGGAGGTGGTGGTTGGGATTGGGACCAGATGGAGGAATGTGAGGTCCCTCACATGGTTGCCTTTCTCCATCCATCCAGGTCCATCCTCACTGGCTTGTTCCCTCCGACCTCGGGCTCGGCTACCATCTATGGCCACGATATCCGGACAGAGATGGATGAGATCCGGAAGAACCTCGGCATGTGTCCCCAGCACAACGTGCTCTTTGACAGACTGACGGTGGAGGAGCACCTCTGGTTCTACTCGCAGCTCAAGAGCATGGCGGAGGAGGAGATCCGCAAGGAGATGGACAAGTAGGCACCCTCCAACTCCTTTTGCCCTGTCTGTGCCTTTTGCCTGAGTGGGTCCCCTTCCTGCTGGCTGAGCCTTGGTGGGTGACCTGGTAGCAAAGATGTCCCCTGGAGCAGCTTCACCAAGCGTTTCCCAAAACTTGAGGTACCAGGCTGTGGAAGCCAGCAGAAGATGCTTCTGTAGCCTGGCTGCAACTGGGCTGTCCCAGCAGCCGAGGGCTGTAGGTACCATGCAGGGAAGAGGTGTCACAGTATGTGACAGTAGGTGCCAGTATGGCCCCCTGGCATCCCTGGTGTTTCTCTCCTGTCCCCAGGATGATCGAGGACCTGGAGCTCTCCAACAAACGCCACTCCTTGGTGCAGACGCTCTCGGGAGGCATGAAGAGGAAGCTGTCGGTGGCCATCGCCTTTGTGGGTGGGTCACGGGCTGTGATCTTGGATGAGCCCACAGCCGGTGTGGACCCGTACGCTCGCAGGGCCATCTGGGACCTCATCCTCAAGTACAAGACAGGTAAGCAGAGGTGGGCAGAGCCCAGCATtgctcctctggctgctggtggccctggccTCTCCACTGAGGCTCTGTGCCACCGTCAGGGAGGACCATCCTGCTCTCCACACACCACATGGATGAGGCTGACCTGCTGGGTGACCGCATCGCCATCATCTCCCATGGCAAGCTCAAGTGCTGTGGCTCCCCCCTTTTCCTCAAGAGCACCTACGGTGATGGCTACAAGCTGACAGTGGTGAAGAAGCAGTCTGACATCAGGAATGGCACAGGTCTGGAGGGCGGTGGGACCCTGTGTTTAGAGGAGTAGGTGGGAACAGCCCTTTTTCAGCCCAGGAAAGGAACAAGAGGTCAACACCGCAGTGCTCCCACTCCAAGTTTCCTTAGCCACATGGAGGACAGAGAGGGACGGTACAGAAGTGTAGGAGGTGGCATGGCTCAGCCTTGACCTCTCCCATGAGAGTCCCAGGTTAGACCCTGCATGGTGGCATTTGCCTCCAGGTGCTGGTTCTGTCCAGCCCATGGGCTGCCCACCGAGTTGTCCAGTGCGGGCTGTGGCACAGAGCActgtccccaggcagggcagggtggccAGGAAGCCACCAGCACCCCATGATGGAGGCTGGAGGAGCCCCTGCAGCATTGTGATGTAGCGTGGACGTGGTGGGTCCTGGCGGGAGGCCAGGGGCGAAGCGGCTGACCAGTGCTCCCCCTCTGCCACAGAGCCCGGCCAGCcacacagccccccagcccactcctCCGTCAGCCCCTGCTCTGAGCCTCGCGTCTCCCAGTTCATCAAGAAATACGTGGCCTCCTGCCTCCTCATCTCGGACACCAACACTGAGCTCTCCTACATTCTACCCAGCGAGGCCGTCAAGAAAGGCTGCTTTGAGAGGCTCTTCCAGGTACCCgtgggggctggtggggtgggcaggcaggcggTTGTGGGGGGACGTCACACTGtggggcacctcctgcccttctcATGTGGCACTCTGCCTCGGCAGCACTTGGAGCAGAGCTTGGAGGAGCTGGACCTCACCAGTTTTGGGCTGATGGACACCACGCTGGAGGAGGTCTTCCTGAAGGTGTCTGAGGAGGACCAGTCTCTGGAGAACAGCGATGTGGGTACGAGCGTTGGGAGGGCATGTGGTGCTgttgggggctggcagggagctgtgtgCCTTTGCGTGGGCTTGGGGGctcctctcccctttctgtgtggctgcaggagTCCCAAGGGGAGAGAGGTCTTGAGCAGAGCCCACCCCAGCCAAGGGCAGCCAGTCTGCTCCACTCTGGGTTTGCAGAGCAGATCTGTCCCCGCTCCGTGCCATGCTGCAGTGAAAGGTGGCATAGCCGGTGGCAACCCCGCTTCTCCTTTCAGACATGAAGGAGTCCAAGAAGGACATCCTGCAGCCACCTGCCCCTGGGCTGGACCTGAAGCCTGAGGTCAACGGGGAGGCCCCGGCCGAAGCGGCTGTGCCGGAGAAGCCCGAGGTGGAGCTCAGCAACTTGGTGACCTGCTCCAAGCTGGCGCAGTCGCAGGCATCCCTGCGCTCAGCCTCCTCGGTGGGCTCCGTGCGGGGTGACGAAGGTGGGGCTTATTCCGAATTCTTTGGGGATTATGCGCCCCTGTTCGATAACCGGCAGGACCCCGATAACATCAGTCTGCAAGGTTCGTGCTGCCGGTGCCTGGCCAGCggcaggggccgggggaggCGCTTGGCTGGGACACGGAGGGtggccggggcaggggcagtgcCAGTGCCTGTCCCTGCACctgggcagggcacgtggggGTGTGTGGGATGGGGGGCTGTGCTCCTGGGGCCAGACCCCGTGGGGGGTCTGATGATGCATCCACTGATGCTGCACCCAGAGAACCGCAGCTTGCGTGGGAGGGCTGGGAATGGGTGTTTCCACCAGTTTGCACCCCAAACTGGCAGGGTCTGTGTGGGAGGGTCCCATGCTGAGACGCGGAGCCAGAGGCGCAGCCGGCGTTAGCTCTGCCGTTTGCCTCCCTCGGATCCCACGAGTGCCACCTTGCAGACTCGCCCCACTAACATGCTCCCTCCCCACGCTGGCACCCGGTCGGGTTGTCTCCTCTTGGCCCTTGGGCACAGAGTTGTCTTCCAGCTGGTGGCTTTGCCCTCCATACCCTGACCCAGGCCTGGGGCTCTCCCGACCCAGATACTGGGATTGCTGGAGGACGGAGGGTGCAGGCAGGCGCCCTGAGGCTGCTTTTttattcacagattttttttctgggttatCTCAGCAGCTCTTATCATGATTAATTCAGGGATTTGCCAcccactgcctccctgggcagggctgctctgagTGCTGTGGTTTAGGTTGGGGGAGGCAGAGCTCCCTGAGCCCCCAGCTTGGTGCCTGCTGCCTCGCCGGGTCCCCCCACCACCAACCCATCCCTGCCTGCGCTGACCCCTCACCTGCTGGGAGAACCGATGGGGAAAATGGAGGGGTTATGCCAAAAAGCACCAGTTTAAGTTGTTTCTTTAGAACTATTGTCTAAATTTCGTGTTTTGGGCCAAGAGGAACCCACCAGCCAGCTGCCCTGTTTCACACCACGGTGTGCTGCGACTCGCTGGCCATCAGGGTTGGGTGCTGCCCTGTCCTTTGGGGCTGCTGCGCCCAGCTTGGTGCCCAGCTCGGCTCCCTGGGGGCCAAGGCGGGTGCAGGAGCAGCCGTGCTGGGGGCTGATgtccttttcccctcccagaGCAAGAGGCAGAGGTGGAGGCAGAAGACCAGGacctggctgggcaggggagctTCAAGCTGGAGGGCTCGTGGCTGAAGCTGCGGCAGTTCCACGGGCTGATCGTCAAACGCTTCCACTGCGCCAAGCGCAACACCAAGGCCCTCTTCTCCCAGATCCTCCTGCCCGCCTTCTTCGTCTGTGTGGCCATGACGGTGGCACTCTCTGTGCCCGAAATAGGTGTGTGTGAACCACCCGCCTGCTGGGGCTACTGGTGACCCGTTCTGCTTGCCCCGGTGTGGCCAGTGTGGACACTGGCTGGGGGGAGGACAAGGACAAGGCTCACAGGTGCTCATCAGTCCGTCTCTACGCGGCGGTGCTGTGGGTGTGAGCAGGTTCCCGTCCTTCTCCCCACAGGTGACCTGCCACCACTCATCCTCTCACCATCGCAGTACCACAACTACACCCAGCCCAAGGGCAACTTCATTCCTTATGCCAATGAGGAGCGGCGCGAGTACCGGTGAGAGCTGCCGCTTGCTGGTGACCAGCATCCCGtgtcccatccccatccctgttcCTGTCTCCATCCCTGGGACTGCAgtgggggggcagcaggggagggcagTCCACAGcggggctggtgccagggctggctcAGGCTTGGAGCAGTCTGGCTGGCACCACGTCACCTTGCAAAGCAGCCTCCATCCTCCCCAGAATGTCTCTGGTGGGGGTACCAGCCCTGACGCTGGCTGCAGTTGGCAGCTCAGCTCGTGTCAGGCATGGACTGTCTGTGCCTGTCCAGCCATAATAAGTGCCAAGGCTtcagggaggtcccagcagaaGATGGCCAAGGTGATGAGACTCACGTTTCCTGCCCCTTGCTCCTCCTCACCTACTTCTCTCCCCACAGCCTCAGGCTGTCTCCTGatgccagcccccagcagctggtGAACACCTTCCACCTGCCCTCTGGGGTGGGGGCTACCTGCGTGCTCAAGACTGCCTTCAACAACACTCTGGACCAGCCCATGCAGACCCTCAACCTCAACAGCAACGAGTCCAAGATGTTGGCGGCCAAGTACTTCGATGCCATGTGCATCGACTCCTTCACCCAGGGCCTGCCGCTCTCCAACTTTGTGCCGCCGCCTCCATCCCCGGCTCCCTCTGACTACCCCATCTCAGTGGATGAGGAGCTGCTCCATGCCTGGAACTCCACAACCTTCTCCTCTGCCATCAAAGGTATCATCTGTGCTTGGTGCTTGAGTACGTCCGGGCCTGGGATTCATCTCTAGCAGGGAGATTGTCTTTCCatggcagaagcagctccagGGACCCCTGGAAGTGCCCATCAGTTTGGCCACAGCAGAGCATCGCATCGCTGGGCTGAACTTCGGACTCAGAGCTGGTGCTGGTCTTCGAGCACTGCTCCCTGTTcagccccagcagtgctgaTGGAGCTCTCTAGGGTGGTGACGCCATTGAGAGCCTTGTGGCCAGCCTTGTCACCCTCACTGGGTCCCCAGCCATTCCCTTCTCCAGCCACACTTCATGCCCCCTCTCGGAATCGTTTCTGTCTGCCCAAAGTTTTTTGCAGTGTCCATCTCTTGGTCCCTCTAATCACCAGAACACACAAGCTCTCTTGCAGACCAGACTCTGGCCAGAGGGCAgagctctccctccctccccggccAGGCCCCCCTTGGCTCAACCTCCTGCCCCCACGTTGTCCCAGGCAGCcggagcaggcaggagcctggctgTGAGCTGCCCTCTTTGCTCCTCAGAGACCGTGACCTCAGCTCCTGCCTTGCCCCGCATTGTCCATGAGCCCATCAAGTGCACGTGCTCCATGCAGGGCACCGGCTTCTCCTGCCCCAGCGGTGTGGGGGGCCACCCCCCGCAGATGAAGGTGGTGACAGGGGACATCCTGGCAGACATCACAGGGCGCAATGTCTCTGAGTATCTGCTCTACACCTCGGACCGCTTCCGGCTGCACAGGCAAGAGAGAAGGCTGGGGGGGGTCTGCCCTGTGCCGTGGAGCAGGGGTGGGGGACCAGGAACTTGGGGACACCTGCCCGGGGTGCTCACGGGAGCCAGGAGCATGCTGAAGCCTAGCCTTGCTCCCGACAGCAGAGGATGGTGGTCACAGCCTCTTGGCGGTGCCTTGTCCCACAGGTATGGGGCCCTCACCTTCGGCAACATCCAGAAATCCATCCCGGCGTCCTTCGGGGTCCGGGCTCCTGCCACGGTTCGCAAGATCGCTGTCCGGAGAACGGCCCAGGTGGGACCGCGCTGCGCTCCACGGCACATGGGAGATGGGTGGGCAGCGGCATCCATGGCACGGGTGGAGAGGAGACGGGGCCAGCCAGTAGTGTCTGTGTGGCCGGGACCCCTTGcccacagtgctgcagcagtgctctcCACTGAGGAATCTGGTGGGGGTCTTGCCCCGTGGGGCTTTTTGCAGCTCCCACCCCAGCGTTTCTGGACCAGTGTGGTCAGGGGTGTCCTGCTCTCCTGGCAGCTCTGAGCCCGGGAAGCCTGCCCTGTGGGTGTCGCACCCATTGTTCCCTTCCAGTACATCTGCCATGGGCCCAGCTTTTGCCACCTCCCACTactcttctctcctcctccaggtCTTCTACAACAACAAGGGCTACCATAGCATGCCCACCTACCTCAACGCTCTCAACAACGCCATCCTGCGAGCCAACTTGCCCAAGAGCAAAGGCAACCCTGCTGCCTATGGTAAGAACCTGAAGGTGGTTAAGGACAGAAGCGCATCAGGAACAGCTTTAGGGCATGGTCCAACCAGGATCTAAGGTGCAGTGTCCCCCTTTGGACCAAGTGGCGTAATGGGGGGGGTCACAGATATGGGCTCGGCAAATCTCTTTGAGGTCTGGGCTGGGGCAGAACATCCCAAAGTGCTGCCTGAAGGCACCCGGGTTTGTGATGTGTTTGAGGATGCTTTCTGCCAGCTGGTGGGGGGAGGGCTTGGCCTCGAGGTGCCTGGTTGCTTCAgacagctcagctcctgcagagctgcagggaggaagCTTGTCCTCCCACTCAGAGCCAGGAccgggcaggctgggggcaagATTGTCTGTCCTGAGCCAGCTTTCATGCTCCCGTGTTTCTTCTTGGGCTTTCCTGCAGGCATCACAGTAACCAACCACCCCATGAACAAGACGAGCGCCAGCCTGTCCTTGGATTACCTGTAGGTCCAGGGGGTGGGTTTGAGGGAGGGTGGCTGTCCCATGGAAGGGAGGGAGCTCCTCACTGCGGTTTGCAGGGGAACGCTGAGGCTTCTGCCCTGCAGGCTGTGTGGTGGGGGACCGGGTGGGTGTGACGTGAGGGTCCCTGTGCCATGTGCGCCGCCCTGTGCGCAGCAGCTGTCCCATACCAGGATGGGTGGCCCTTACCAGTGCTGCAACTGAGGGTGATGGGgtccctgctctcctccttgCTCCCCATGCAGCCTGCAAGGCACGGATGTGGTGATTGCCATCTTCATCATTGTGGCCATGTCCTTCGTGCCAGCCAGCTTTGTGGTGTTCCTGGTGGCCGAAAAGGCCACCAAGGCCAAACACCTGCAGTTTGTGAGCGGCTGTGACCCTGTCATCTACTGGTTGGCCAACTATGTGTGGGACATGGTAAGCAGGGCGCATGGCCCCACTGGCTGAGCCCCCAGGCtcgggtgggtgggtgggcagtCACAGAGTTTCTGTCTTCTCCAGCTGAACTACCTGGTGCCGGCCACTTGCTGCATCATCATCCTGTTTGTGTTCGACCTCCCGGCCTACACCTCTCCCACCAACTTCCCCGCCGTCCTCTCCCTCTTCTTGCTCTACGGGTATGTTGCTCAGAGGGCTGGTCGGGGTGCGCTGGTGGGTCCCTCCAGTGCCCCATCTCCACTGTGGCTATACAGGTGGGATCTGCCCTCGGGACTACCCATCTGGCTGATGTTCTGCAGCTCCAGTGGCTGGTGGGCTGcaagggctggggtgggagagcctggagaggatggggctgggagatGGGTGATCCCAAGGCTCAATGGCTGGTGCTGCCCAGCGCCTCTCCTGCCACGCTGATGTGCGCTCCTGTCGCTCACCTTGCCAGCTGGTCCATCACCCCCATCATGTACCCTGCCTCCTTCTGGTTCGaggtgcccagctctgcctacGTCTTCCTCATCGTCATCAATCTCTTCATTGGCATCACAGCCACCGTCGCCACgttcctgctgcagctgtttgaGCATGACAAGGTATGGGATTCACAGGTCTGCCTGGGGCCACCAGGAAGGGGGAAGCTGCCATCGGGCTGTGGGACAGCTTGGGCTGGGAGAGACCTCAGGAGATCTCTGCTCCAgactcctgctcccagcaggatCAGCTATGAGACCTGACCAGGCTGTATCTTGGTGGGGATCTCAATCCTACCATGTGTTTACAGTCCTTAGGGATGTTTCTGATGGTTGTGTCCTCTCTGCATGTCCCCACAGGATCTGAAGGTGGTGAACAGCTACCTGAAGAGCTGCTTCCTTGTATTCCCTAACTACAACCTGGGCCACGGTTTGATGGAGATGGCCTACAACGAATACATTAATGAATACTATGCCAAGATCGGTATGGCCTCATGTTCCCTCCCTTGCTCCAGGGCATGTGGAGCTGGGGGGGACCACGGTGCTGGTGGGACCCTGCTGGAAGGGATCCACCTGCCCTGTGGGGCTTCCCAAGGCCTGGAGCAACCTGGAGCAAAAAGCCAGGGGGTGTGAACGAGACTAGTGCTCAGGAAGAGCCGTGCCTGAGGGTCAGCCGTAgtgtggtgctggtgctgcaaaAAGTGGTTCCTTGGGCCATCCAGAGTAGCAGTCCCCCAATGAGAGGAGGCTGTGAGCCCTGGCAGTGTCGcgtgtttctgctgctgttgcacacTGCCTGTGGTGGGGCCGTACTGTGACGTGAGGGGTGGGGACTGCAAGGGCTCTTTCCTCCCAGATGTGGTCTCTTGCTTGCAGGGCTGCACTGCCCAGCCAAAACGAGCCTTTGGCTACTCTCAGCTTGAGCTCGCCCTTGAAAATCTCTTGTTCTCTGCTTCTCAAGTAGCTTCTGTATCTaacctgggtgctgctggcatcaTGGAGGGCAATTCTGGGGCAGGATCTGACATCCTTCCAATACCTCCTCTCAGTTGGGTTGATTTGTCCTACTGAGGTTCAACAGTTGCAAGATGGTTTCAACAGCACACGCGCTGTGAATGGGAAGCCTTGTTGTGACCAGCCCCGACTAGCGCAGGCGGCTGCGGCAGGGGAGGGAACACAGGAGTAGGACAGTGGCATTGTTACAGGCAGCCTCAAGAGGTACAACCAGGTTGTCCCCATGGGAAGGTGTCCCCGGCcattctctcctcttcctcccactcAGGGCAGTTCGATAAAATGAAATCGCCCTTCGAATGGGATATCGTGACCAGGGGGCTTGTTGCCATGACAATCGAAGGTTTTGTCGGCTTCTTCATCACCATCATGTGCCAGTACAACTTCTTCCGGAAGCCCCAGTGAGTGCAgctggggagcggggggcaggctgggggggctggccaCAGGGAATCCACTTTGTTGTCGGGACCCCTTAGCCCAAGGCTGCCCCTCCCGTGGGTGCAAGCTGGGGACCTGCCCATCCTCAGCAGGGATGCGGGCAGGAGGCTCCCAGGCCTGCATCGCCACCCTGCCCTGTGTGCCCTCCCAAGGCGGCTGCCTGTCTCCACCAAGCCCATCGAGGATGACATTGATGTGGCCAATGAGCGGCACCGTGTCCTGCGTGGCGATGCTGACAACGACATGCTGAAGATCGAAAACCTCACCAAGGTGCGGCAGCGGTGATGGATGTGCCAGGGCTGCGTGGACACCCCTCGGAGCCATCCCACCCAAGGGCTGTGGGTCAGGGCTGAGGGTCCAGGTACCTTGTGGTGGGCTaagcccccaccccccgccccaccaGGTGTACAAGTCCCGCAAGATCGGGCGCATCCTGGCCGTGGACCGGCTGTGCGTGGGTGTGCGGCCTGGGGAGTGCTTCGGGCTGCTGGGTGTCAATGGCGCGGGCAAGACGACCACCTTCAAGATGCTGACGGGGGATGAGAGCACCACAGGCGGAGAGGCCTTCGTTAATGGGCACAGGTCAGGGGGCACGGGCTGGGTagggggtgggggctgcctgctgtcctggggatgggtTGGGGTCTGCTTGGGGGCCTCCCAGGACAAAGCAGCATGAGTGTGCCTGTGTGGCTCCATGggaagctgcagccctgtgTCATGCTGGGCTGGCCATCATCTGGGGGGTGGCAGCAAGTGACACTGGCTCTTGGCCAAGGCTGCCTGTTGTGGGTTACCTGGTAGAAGATGCTCCAGTATAAAGGCATGTGAAAGGGGGGTGAGCAATGGGGTGCTCCCAAAAAGCAATTTCTTCTCCCCATGGCACCTCACACAGCATCCTGAAGGAGCTCCTGCAGGTCCAGCAGAGCTTGGGCTACTGCCCCCAATTTGACGCACTCTTTGACGAGCTGACGGCCCAGGAGCACCTGGAGCTCTACACCCGCCTGCGCGGCATCCCCTGGAAAGACGAGGAGCGGGTAGGGCTCGGGGTGGGCAACTGTCAGCACGCATGTGCTGGCACTGTGCCATGGGGATGGCACCAGCGGGGACTTGAGCCAGTGCTGCTACCCTTATGGCAATGCCACCCCAGTGGTGCACCCACgtggggtgctggggccaggcaCACGCACTCGCAGGCACCCACCGATGCTCGTGGCTGTGCCTGTGGGCTGCCGTAGGGCTCCCCTGACTAGCACATTGCTTGTGGTCCCCTTGGCAAATGGGCTGTGCTGTGGAGCCCAGCTGCTTGCccgctgccagctctgctggccaTATGGCCTTGGTAGGGTGATGGCAGCCCCCCGTGCCTTGCAGGTGGTCAAGTGGGCACTGAAGAAGTTGGAGCTGACCAAGTATGCTGACAAGCCTGCCAGCACCTACAGCGGAGGCAACAAGAGGAA
Encoded proteins:
- the ABCA2 gene encoding ATP-binding cassette sub-family A member 2 isoform X4, with translation MGFLHQLHLLLWKNVTLKRRSPWVLAFEIFIPLVLFFILLGLRQKKPTIPVKEAFYTAAPLTSAGILPVMQSLCPDGQRDEFGFLQYSNSTVTQLLEHLSEAVEQSSLFDPQHPGLEEELESLRRRLEALSSSEPSSMETHFSSRAGSGFTLAWAAKDRGELHRFLTQNLSLPNSTAELLLGSSVDLGEVYRLFFGSFPLVPDETHERDLWDGFGPREKMTQLEKSLPSGWRSLQEGLVHRALRDPTAAPHRPVLLHLLSQALGLASTTSVPTASDSPQAFVTEMELKLDEVNSTAAQHRLRALLEDLVEMEKVLRDMDILSALAKLLPKGACASKAPAPTANSTSWAGTNATSGNATAEEEGARDGPASSDNPQGQFSAFVQLWAGLQPILCGNNRTIEPEALKQGNMSSLGFTSKEQRNLGLLVHLMTSNPKILYAPVGTEVDKVILKANETFAFVGNVTHYAKAWLNISPEIRAYLEEGRLQRRIRWLQQFTADLHKHPEILNVSDSDVLHNFLNGNFSLPNASVLLQQLDTIDNAACGWVHFMAKVSVDIFKGFPDEESIVNYTLNQAYQDNVTVFASVIFQTNRDGSLPPHVMYKIRQNSSFTEKTNEIRRAYWRPGPNTGGRFYFLYGFVWIQDMMERALINTFVGHDVVEPGNYVQMFPYPCYTRDDFLFVIEHMMPLCMVISWVYSVAMMIQHIVTEKEHRLKEVMKMMGLNNAVHWVAWFITGFVQLSISVTALTAILKYGKVLMHSDVLIIWLFLAIYAVATIMFCFLVSVLYSKAKLASACGGIIYFLSYVPYMYVAIREEVAHDKITAFEKCIASLMSTTAFGLGSKYFALYEVAGVGIQWHTFSQSPVEGDDFNLLLSMMMLIVDAVVYGVLTWYIEAVHPGMFGLPRPWYFPFQKSYWLGNGRVETWEWTWPWSRTTRLSIMEEDQACAMESRRLEETRGIEEEPTHLPLVVCIDKLTKVYKTDKKLALNKLSLNLYENQVVSFLGHNGAGKTTTMSILTGLFPPTSGSATIYGHDIRTEMDEIRKNLGMCPQHNVLFDRLTVEEHLWFYSQLKSMAEEEIRKEMDKMIEDLELSNKRHSLVQTLSGGMKRKLSVAIAFVGGSRAVILDEPTAGVDPYARRAIWDLILKYKTGRTILLSTHHMDEADLLGDRIAIISHGKLKCCGSPLFLKSTYGDGYKLTVVKKQSDIRNGTEPGQPHSPPAHSSVSPCSEPRVSQFIKKYVASCLLISDTNTELSYILPSEAVKKGCFERLFQHLEQSLEELDLTSFGLMDTTLEEVFLKVSEEDQSLENSDVDMKESKKDILQPPAPGLDLKPEVNGEAPAEAAVPEKPEVELSNLVTCSKLAQSQASLRSASSVGSVRGDEGGAYSEFFGDYAPLFDNRQDPDNISLQEQEAEVEAEDQDLAGQGSFKLEGSWLKLRQFHGLIVKRFHCAKRNTKALFSQILLPAFFVCVAMTVALSVPEIGDLPPLILSPSQYHNYTQPKGNFIPYANEERREYRLRLSPDASPQQLVNTFHLPSGVGATCVLKTAFNNTLDQPMQTLNLNSNESKMLAAKYFDAMCIDSFTQGLPLSNFVPPPPSPAPSDYPISVDEELLHAWNSTTFSSAIKETVTSAPALPRIVHEPIKCTCSMQGTGFSCPSGVGGHPPQMKVVTGDILADITGRNVSEYLLYTSDRFRLHRYGALTFGNIQKSIPASFGVRAPATVRKIAVRRTAQVFYNNKGYHSMPTYLNALNNAILRANLPKSKGNPAAYGITVTNHPMNKTSASLSLDYLLQGTDVVIAIFIIVAMSFVPASFVVFLVAEKATKAKHLQFVSGCDPVIYWLANYVWDMLNYLVPATCCIIILFVFDLPAYTSPTNFPAVLSLFLLYGWSITPIMYPASFWFEVPSSAYVFLIVINLFIGITATVATFLLQLFEHDKDLKVVNSYLKSCFLVFPNYNLGHGLMEMAYNEYINEYYAKIGQFDKMKSPFEWDIVTRGLVAMTIEGFVGFFITIMCQYNFFRKPQRLPVSTKPIEDDIDVANERHRVLRGDADNDMLKIENLTKVYKSRKIGRILAVDRLCVGVRPGECFGLLGVNGAGKTTTFKMLTGDESTTGGEAFVNGHSILKELLQVQQSLGYCPQFDALFDELTAQEHLELYTRLRGIPWKDEERVVKWALKKLELTKYADKPASTYSGGNKRKLSTAIALIGYPAFIFLDEPTTGMDPKARRFLWNLILDVIKTGRSVVLTSHSMEECEALCTRLAIMVNGRLKCLGSIQHLKNRFGDGYMITVRTKSSLNVKEVVRFFNRNFPEAILKERHHTKAQYQLKSDQISLAQVFSKMEQVVDVLGIEDYSVSQTTLDNVFVNFAKKQSDNLEQQETSPSCALQSPLERVLSLLRPRAAPTELRALVVEEQEDLETDDEGLISFEEERAQLSFNTDTLC